Proteins encoded together in one Paracoccus sp. SMMA_5_TC window:
- the dapD gene encoding 2,3,4,5-tetrahydropyridine-2,6-dicarboxylate N-succinyltransferase: MSNDALEAAIEAAWEIRDQITPASKGEARDAIEATLEALDKGALRVAEKRGNDWHVNQWAKKAVLLGFRLKDMEMHAGGPQNGGWWDKVDSKFAGWGEADWRAAGFRAVPNCVVRRSAYIARGVVLMPSFVNLGAYVDEGTMVDTWATVGSCAQIGKNVHLSGGVGIGGVLEPMQAGPTIIEDNCFIGARSEVVEGCIVREGSVLGMGVFIGKSTKIVDRETGEVMYGEVPAGSVVVAGSMPSKNGVNLYCAVIVKRVDAQTRSKTSINELLRD, encoded by the coding sequence ATGTCGAATGACGCCCTTGAAGCCGCCATCGAAGCCGCATGGGAGATCCGCGACCAGATCACCCCGGCCAGCAAGGGCGAGGCGCGCGATGCCATCGAAGCCACGCTGGAGGCGCTGGACAAGGGCGCGTTGCGCGTGGCCGAAAAGCGCGGCAACGACTGGCATGTCAACCAATGGGCGAAAAAGGCCGTGCTGCTGGGCTTTCGCCTGAAGGACATGGAAATGCACGCCGGCGGGCCGCAGAACGGCGGCTGGTGGGACAAGGTGGACAGCAAGTTCGCCGGCTGGGGCGAGGCCGACTGGCGGGCGGCGGGCTTTCGGGCGGTGCCCAACTGCGTGGTGCGCCGTTCGGCCTATATCGCCAGGGGCGTGGTGCTGATGCCCAGTTTCGTCAACCTGGGCGCCTATGTCGATGAAGGCACCATGGTAGATACCTGGGCCACCGTCGGATCCTGCGCCCAGATCGGCAAGAACGTGCATCTGTCGGGCGGTGTCGGCATCGGCGGCGTGCTGGAGCCGATGCAGGCCGGCCCCACCATCATCGAGGACAACTGTTTCATCGGCGCCCGTTCCGAGGTGGTCGAGGGCTGCATCGTGCGCGAAGGCTCGGTGCTGGGCATGGGCGTGTTCATCGGCAAGTCGACCAAGATCGTCGATCGCGAGACCGGCGAGGTCATGTATGGCGAAGTGCCGGCGGGTTCGGTGGTGGTCGCCGGGTCGATGCCGTCCAAGAATGGTGTGAACCTTTACTGCGCCGTCATCGTCAAGCGTGTCGATGCGCAGACCCGGTCGAAAACCTCGATCAACGAACTGCTGCGCGACTGA
- the rlmH gene encoding 23S rRNA (pseudouridine(1915)-N(3))-methyltransferase RlmH, which produces MRMVIAAVGRLRQGPESSLIADYLDRHAKAGRALGLPPVQVVEVEDRRGGGMAAEAALLARAIPEGAALVVLDERGQQLTSPEFAARIGAWRDQARDIAFVIGGADGIEPALRGRADLAISFGRMVWPHMLVRVMLAEQIYRATTILSGSPYHRL; this is translated from the coding sequence ATGCGCATGGTCATTGCCGCCGTCGGGCGGCTGCGGCAGGGCCCCGAGTCCAGCCTGATCGCCGATTATCTCGACCGTCATGCCAAGGCGGGGAGGGCGCTTGGCCTGCCGCCGGTGCAGGTGGTCGAGGTCGAGGACCGGCGCGGCGGCGGCATGGCGGCAGAGGCGGCATTGCTGGCGCGTGCCATTCCCGAAGGCGCGGCGCTGGTGGTGCTGGATGAACGCGGCCAGCAGCTGACCTCGCCCGAATTTGCCGCGCGGATCGGGGCCTGGCGTGACCAGGCCCGCGACATCGCCTTTGTGATCGGGGGCGCCGATGGCATCGAGCCCGCGCTGCGCGGCCGCGCAGACCTGGCGATCAGCTTCGGACGCATGGTCTGGCCGCATATGCTTGTGCGGGTGATGCTGGCCGAACAGATCTATCGCGCCACCACCATCCTGTCCGGCAGCCCCTATCACCGCCTCTGA
- a CDS encoding LOG family protein, protein MNELDERNHPFRDSHQDVAAARTTPDTPQTRAPAYRLAFTDTEFLLREELRPVRLQLELLKPQMIMDARGIRSTVVMFGGARIPAPQDRDSARTPMLAELSHYYDEARRFARLMTERSLESYGAENVICTGGGPGVMEAGNLGAHEAGGASIGLSIVLPHEQAPNAYVTPDLCFNFHYFAIRKMHFLMRAKAITIFPGGFGTLDEMFETLTLIQTGRMRRIPFILFGEEFWRRVINWPALAEAGTISPEDLDLISYAETAEDAVRIIDDWIIPCP, encoded by the coding sequence ATGAACGAGCTAGACGAGCGTAACCACCCCTTCCGCGACAGCCATCAGGACGTGGCCGCCGCGCGCACCACCCCCGACACGCCGCAGACCCGCGCCCCGGCCTATCGCCTGGCCTTCACCGATACCGAATTCCTGCTGCGCGAGGAATTGCGCCCGGTGCGGCTGCAGCTGGAACTGCTGAAGCCGCAGATGATCATGGACGCGCGCGGCATCCGCTCGACCGTGGTGATGTTCGGGGGCGCCCGCATCCCCGCCCCCCAGGACCGCGACAGCGCCCGCACGCCGATGCTGGCCGAACTGTCGCATTACTATGACGAGGCGCGGCGCTTTGCCCGGCTGATGACCGAACGCAGCCTGGAAAGCTATGGCGCGGAAAACGTCATCTGCACCGGCGGCGGCCCCGGTGTGATGGAGGCGGGCAACCTGGGCGCGCATGAGGCCGGGGGAGCCTCGATCGGGCTGTCGATCGTCTTGCCGCACGAACAGGCGCCCAATGCCTATGTGACGCCCGACCTGTGCTTCAACTTCCACTATTTCGCCATCCGCAAGATGCATTTCCTGATGCGGGCCAAGGCGATCACGATCTTTCCTGGCGGTTTCGGCACGCTGGACGAGATGTTCGAGACCCTGACCCTGATCCAGACCGGGCGCATGCGGCGCATCCCCTTCATCCTGTTCGGCGAGGAATTCTGGCGCAGGGTCATCAACTGGCCCGCCCTGGCCGAGGCCGGCACCATCAGCCCCGAGGATCTGGACCTGATCAGCTATGCCGAAACCGCCGAGGACGCGGTGCGCATCATCGACGACTGGATCATCCCCTGCCCCTAG
- the leuC gene encoding 3-isopropylmalate dehydratase large subunit, whose protein sequence is MTGTTPAGTPRTLYDKIFDAHVVDRKEDGTCILYIDRHLVHEVTSPQAFEGLRMAGRKVRRPDQTIAVPDHNVPTTPDRVNGIENPEGRIQVAELDKNAREFGLNYYPMSDIRQGIVHIVGPEQGWTLPGMTVVCGDSHTATHGAFGALAHGIGTSEVEHVLATQTLIQKKSKNMKVEITGRLRPGVTAKDITLAVIGKTGTAGGTGYVIEYCGEAIRELSMEGRMTVCNMAIEGGARAGLIAPDEKTFEYCKGRPHAPKGAAWEAAVAWWKTLYSDEGAHWDKVVTLRAEDIAPVVTWGTSPEDVLPITGTVPAPEDFEGGKVEAARRSLDYMGLKPGTPLNQIKIDAVFIGSCTNGRIEDLRAAADILKGRHLAPGVRGMVVPGSGLVRLQAEEEGLDKIFIDAGFEWRLAGCSMCLGMNPDQLAPGERCAATSNRNFEGRMGRGGRTHLMSPVMAAAAGIRGHLTDVRELLAETV, encoded by the coding sequence ATGACCGGCACTACCCCTGCGGGCACCCCCCGCACCCTTTACGACAAGATTTTCGACGCGCATGTGGTCGACCGCAAGGAAGATGGCACCTGCATCCTGTATATCGACCGCCATCTGGTGCACGAAGTCACCTCGCCCCAGGCGTTCGAGGGGCTGCGCATGGCCGGGCGCAAGGTGCGCCGGCCCGACCAGACCATCGCCGTGCCTGACCACAACGTGCCCACCACGCCCGACCGCGTGAACGGCATCGAAAACCCCGAAGGCCGCATCCAGGTCGCCGAACTGGACAAGAACGCGCGTGAATTCGGGCTGAACTATTACCCGATGTCGGACATCCGCCAGGGCATCGTCCATATCGTCGGCCCGGAACAGGGCTGGACCCTGCCCGGCATGACCGTCGTGTGCGGTGACAGCCATACCGCCACCCATGGCGCCTTCGGCGCGCTGGCGCATGGCATCGGCACCTCCGAGGTGGAGCATGTCCTGGCCACGCAGACGCTGATCCAGAAGAAATCCAAGAACATGAAGGTGGAAATCACCGGCCGCCTGCGGCCGGGTGTCACCGCCAAGGACATTACCCTAGCGGTGATCGGCAAGACCGGCACCGCCGGCGGCACCGGTTATGTCATCGAATATTGCGGCGAGGCGATTCGCGAGCTGTCAATGGAAGGGCGCATGACCGTCTGCAACATGGCGATCGAGGGCGGTGCCCGCGCCGGGCTGATCGCGCCGGACGAAAAGACCTTCGAATACTGCAAGGGCCGTCCGCACGCGCCCAAGGGCGCCGCATGGGAGGCCGCCGTGGCCTGGTGGAAAACCCTCTATTCCGACGAGGGCGCGCATTGGGACAAGGTCGTGACCCTGCGGGCCGAGGACATCGCCCCGGTCGTGACCTGGGGCACCTCGCCCGAGGACGTGCTGCCGATCACCGGCACCGTCCCCGCCCCCGAGGATTTCGAGGGCGGCAAGGTCGAGGCGGCGCGCCGCAGCCTTGATTACATGGGCCTGAAACCTGGCACGCCGCTGAACCAGATCAAGATCGACGCGGTGTTCATCGGTTCCTGCACCAACGGCCGGATCGAGGATCTGCGCGCAGCGGCCGATATCCTCAAGGGCCGGCACCTTGCGCCAGGCGTGCGCGGCATGGTGGTGCCCGGGTCCGGTCTGGTGCGGTTGCAGGCCGAGGAAGAGGGTCTGGACAAGATCTTTATCGATGCGGGCTTTGAATGGCGCCTGGCGGGCTGTTCGATGTGCCTGGGCATGAACCCCGACCAGCTGGCACCGGGCGAACGCTGCGCCGCCACCTCGAACCGCAACTTCGAGGGGCGGATGGGCCGCGGTGGCCGCACGCATCTGATGTCGCCGGTGATGGCGGCCGCGGCCGGCATCCGCGGTCATCTGACCGATGTGCGCGAACTGCTGGCGGAAACCGTCTGA
- the rsfS gene encoding ribosome silencing factor, which yields MPAATTAETRLTSDQLLDRILASLDDDKAEDVVTIDLRGRSAMADHMVIASGRNARQVAAIAEKLVERIKQLTGRSARVEGKETGDWVLIDTDDVVVHVFRPEVREFYQLEKMWMPADALRSATLDRLRAEHAAAELRPPQN from the coding sequence GTGCCGGCCGCGACCACCGCGGAAACCAGGCTGACCAGCGATCAGCTGCTGGACCGTATTCTTGCCTCGCTTGACGACGACAAGGCCGAGGATGTCGTGACCATCGACCTTCGCGGCCGTTCGGCCATGGCCGATCACATGGTGATCGCCTCGGGCCGCAACGCCCGTCAGGTCGCCGCCATTGCCGAAAAGCTGGTCGAGCGTATCAAGCAGCTTACCGGGCGCTCTGCCCGCGTCGAGGGCAAGGAAACCGGCGACTGGGTGCTGATCGACACCGACGATGTCGTCGTGCATGTGTTCCGCCCGGAAGTGCGCGAATTCTATCAGCTGGAAAAGATGTGGATGCCGGCGGATGCGCTGCGCTCGGCCACGCTGGACCGGTTGCGCGCCGAACACGCCGCGGCCGAGCTGCGCCCGCCGCAGAACTGA